A stretch of Oncorhynchus mykiss isolate Arlee chromosome 12, USDA_OmykA_1.1, whole genome shotgun sequence DNA encodes these proteins:
- the LOC110537621 gene encoding myb/SANT-like DNA-binding domain-containing protein 2 isoform X2 encodes MAAPSNADHSPEISTPLKIPKTEVPSPESEDLSDSNQYHSNPSTPNRFSPLNVGLSISGSAGRSGSACASNSFTACRGMSWTPSETNALIAVWGNERLTEARMQQLEVAGTVFSGKAPGPAMYERVSRALAELGYERTPSQCRERMKTLRRCYSRVKEHGVGKRKSSYSIEQLEKVFGQGGWDSQMCAPVLINSSGLYQEMESDGSTMEDFSQEDWCNQVLASAFQEGEMETEETQPPKNARVLQLRPEPSEQVQKQAVMLNVVRILESVQVKWEHFQTWTDFSRLHLSNKLAIFGVGYNTRWCEDIRYHYAEISSQVPLGKRLREYFNPEKAEGRVIMTKVQKMNWKNVYYKFLDITISEARCLELHMEVDWIPIAQARVTGCSNGTSKYLLPGGIPKTYGLYAIGYEDVVAELHYAGEDEAPASPLQHQDTDQSLPLSGSSGSGGPGSESVVRPGGRVREGERTGAKVTYCYLGIAEERTLQQCLFQHFQSSGKHYSRREISAVTCFLQGNCSGTGQQTREEGLSLGPEHSAIYIKFIEVELDFLSAGSLLECLEIAVGYSLKYNNKEAL; translated from the exons ATGGCGGCGCCCAGTAACGCTGATCATTCTCCAGAGATATCGACGCCTTTAAAGATACCGAAAACAGAAGTGCCATCACCAGAATCAGAAGATTTGAGCGACAGCAACCAATATCATTCCAATCCCTCCACACCTAATCGATTCTCGCCTCTCAACGTAGGTTTGTCGATTTCTGGGAGCGCAGGCCGAAGTGGATCGGCCTGTGCATCAAATAGCTTCACCGCTTGCCGAGGGATGTCGTGGACCCCATCAGAAACAAACGCCCTTATTGCGGTATGGGGGAATGAAAGACTGACAGAGGCACGAATGCAGCAGCTGGAGGTTGCAGGCACCGTTTTCTCTGGAAAGGCTCCTGGTCCCGCAATGTACGAGCGGGTCTCACGAGCCCTAGCAGAGCTCGGCTACGAAAGGACCCCATCCCAATGCAGGGAAAGGATGAAG ACGCTGCGACGGTGCTACAGCCGAGTGAAGGAGCACGGTGTCGGCAAGAGGAAGAGCAGCTACTCCATCGAGCAGCTGGAAAAGGTGTTTGGCCAGGGAGGCTGGGACTCCCAGATGTGTGCCCCCGTCCTCATCAACAGCAGTGGCCTGTACCAGGAAATGGAGTCTGACGGCAGCACCATGGAGGATTTCTCCCAGGAAGACTGGTGCAACCAGGTGCTGGCCTCGGCCTtccaggagggagagatggaaactG AGGAAACACAGCCACCAAAGAATGCCAGAGTCCTGCAGCTGCGACCTGAGCCTTCGGAGCAAGTCCA GAAACAGGCAGTGATGCTGAACGTGGTGCGTATCCTGGAGTCGGTGCAGGTGAAGTGGGAGCACTTTCAGACGTGGACCGACTTCTCCCGGCTGCACCTTTCCAACAAGCTGGCCATTTTTGGCGTGGGCTACAACACGCGCTGGTGTGAGGACATCCGCTACCACTACGCAGAGATCAGCTCCCAGGTGCCCCTTGGCAAGCGGCTGCGCGAGTACTTCAACCCAGAGAAGGCAGAGGGCCGTGTCATCATGACCAAAGTACAGAAGATGAACTGGAAGAACGTGTATTATAAGTTCCTGGACATCACCATTAGCGAAGCACGCTGCCTGGAACTGCACATGGAGGTGGACTGGATCCCCATAGCCCAGGCCAGGGTGACGGGCTGTAGCAACGGGACCTCCAAGTATCTCCTACCGGGGGGTATCCCCAAGACTTACGGCCTGTACGCCATAGGCTACGAGGACGTGGTGGCGGAGTTGCACTACGCAGGGGAGGATGAGGCTCCAGCCTCTCCACTGCAACACCAAGACACTGACCAGAGCTTGCCTCTCTCTGGGTCGTCGGGCTCCGGCGGGCCCGGGTCCGAGAGTGTGGTGAGGCCGGGGGGacgagtgagggagggggagaggactgGGGCCAAAGTGACCTACTGCTACCTGGGCATCGCAGAGGAGAGGACCTTACAGCAATGTCTGTTCCAGCACTTTCAGAGCTCAGGCAAGCATTACAGCCGCAGGGAGATCTCGGCCGTAACATGCTTCCTCCAGGGGAATTGCAGCGGCACCGGCCAGCAGACCAGGGAAGAGGGCCTCTCCTTGGGCCCTGAACATTCGGCCATATACATTAAATTTATCGAGGTGGAGCTAGATTTCCTCTCTGCTGGCTCACTGTTGGAATGTCTAGAAATTGCAGTTGGTTACTCTTTAAAGTACAACAACAAAGAGGCGTTGTAA
- the LOC110537621 gene encoding myb/SANT-like DNA-binding domain-containing protein 2 isoform X1 codes for MAAPSNADHSPEISTPLKIPKTEVPSPESEDLSDSNQYHSNPSTPNRFSPLNVGLSISGSAGRSGSACASNSFTACRGMSWTPSETNALIAVWGNERLTEARMQQLEVAGTVFSGKAPGPAMYERVSRALAELGYERTPSQCRERMKVMGDRTLRRCYSRVKEHGVGKRKSSYSIEQLEKVFGQGGWDSQMCAPVLINSSGLYQEMESDGSTMEDFSQEDWCNQVLASAFQEGEMETEETQPPKNARVLQLRPEPSEQVQKQAVMLNVVRILESVQVKWEHFQTWTDFSRLHLSNKLAIFGVGYNTRWCEDIRYHYAEISSQVPLGKRLREYFNPEKAEGRVIMTKVQKMNWKNVYYKFLDITISEARCLELHMEVDWIPIAQARVTGCSNGTSKYLLPGGIPKTYGLYAIGYEDVVAELHYAGEDEAPASPLQHQDTDQSLPLSGSSGSGGPGSESVVRPGGRVREGERTGAKVTYCYLGIAEERTLQQCLFQHFQSSGKHYSRREISAVTCFLQGNCSGTGQQTREEGLSLGPEHSAIYIKFIEVELDFLSAGSLLECLEIAVGYSLKYNNKEAL; via the exons ATGGCGGCGCCCAGTAACGCTGATCATTCTCCAGAGATATCGACGCCTTTAAAGATACCGAAAACAGAAGTGCCATCACCAGAATCAGAAGATTTGAGCGACAGCAACCAATATCATTCCAATCCCTCCACACCTAATCGATTCTCGCCTCTCAACGTAGGTTTGTCGATTTCTGGGAGCGCAGGCCGAAGTGGATCGGCCTGTGCATCAAATAGCTTCACCGCTTGCCGAGGGATGTCGTGGACCCCATCAGAAACAAACGCCCTTATTGCGGTATGGGGGAATGAAAGACTGACAGAGGCACGAATGCAGCAGCTGGAGGTTGCAGGCACCGTTTTCTCTGGAAAGGCTCCTGGTCCCGCAATGTACGAGCGGGTCTCACGAGCCCTAGCAGAGCTCGGCTACGAAAGGACCCCATCCCAATGCAGGGAAAGGATGAAGGTAATGGGGGACAGA ACGCTGCGACGGTGCTACAGCCGAGTGAAGGAGCACGGTGTCGGCAAGAGGAAGAGCAGCTACTCCATCGAGCAGCTGGAAAAGGTGTTTGGCCAGGGAGGCTGGGACTCCCAGATGTGTGCCCCCGTCCTCATCAACAGCAGTGGCCTGTACCAGGAAATGGAGTCTGACGGCAGCACCATGGAGGATTTCTCCCAGGAAGACTGGTGCAACCAGGTGCTGGCCTCGGCCTtccaggagggagagatggaaactG AGGAAACACAGCCACCAAAGAATGCCAGAGTCCTGCAGCTGCGACCTGAGCCTTCGGAGCAAGTCCA GAAACAGGCAGTGATGCTGAACGTGGTGCGTATCCTGGAGTCGGTGCAGGTGAAGTGGGAGCACTTTCAGACGTGGACCGACTTCTCCCGGCTGCACCTTTCCAACAAGCTGGCCATTTTTGGCGTGGGCTACAACACGCGCTGGTGTGAGGACATCCGCTACCACTACGCAGAGATCAGCTCCCAGGTGCCCCTTGGCAAGCGGCTGCGCGAGTACTTCAACCCAGAGAAGGCAGAGGGCCGTGTCATCATGACCAAAGTACAGAAGATGAACTGGAAGAACGTGTATTATAAGTTCCTGGACATCACCATTAGCGAAGCACGCTGCCTGGAACTGCACATGGAGGTGGACTGGATCCCCATAGCCCAGGCCAGGGTGACGGGCTGTAGCAACGGGACCTCCAAGTATCTCCTACCGGGGGGTATCCCCAAGACTTACGGCCTGTACGCCATAGGCTACGAGGACGTGGTGGCGGAGTTGCACTACGCAGGGGAGGATGAGGCTCCAGCCTCTCCACTGCAACACCAAGACACTGACCAGAGCTTGCCTCTCTCTGGGTCGTCGGGCTCCGGCGGGCCCGGGTCCGAGAGTGTGGTGAGGCCGGGGGGacgagtgagggagggggagaggactgGGGCCAAAGTGACCTACTGCTACCTGGGCATCGCAGAGGAGAGGACCTTACAGCAATGTCTGTTCCAGCACTTTCAGAGCTCAGGCAAGCATTACAGCCGCAGGGAGATCTCGGCCGTAACATGCTTCCTCCAGGGGAATTGCAGCGGCACCGGCCAGCAGACCAGGGAAGAGGGCCTCTCCTTGGGCCCTGAACATTCGGCCATATACATTAAATTTATCGAGGTGGAGCTAGATTTCCTCTCTGCTGGCTCACTGTTGGAATGTCTAGAAATTGCAGTTGGTTACTCTTTAAAGTACAACAACAAAGAGGCGTTGTAA